The Dreissena polymorpha isolate Duluth1 chromosome 9, UMN_Dpol_1.0, whole genome shotgun sequence genome contains the following window.
cctgattagcctgtgttgactgcacaggcgaatctgggacgacactttacgcacaagcattaaaccccattttcacagagcaatgccTATTTGTAAGTGAACAGCTTTTATACATTTAGGTGAGGTGGGGATCGCATTTACCTGTATAAAAAGGgcatgtttaagttttaaattatttttttaaaccaaacgTTTTATCGTATAATTTTTATTCAATAATATGGAACTAAATCATTAAACGTtataataacttttaaattttgttttaaattaacctTTATCCGTGTATACTCGTTGTATTATCCCCCGCAAAAGGCGGTGTGATATAGAATTAGCTTTGTCCGACCGTCTGTCATTCCGTTagtccgtccgcccgtctgtcaCAAAAAATTTCATCGCTATATCTcataaactatataagatatcaacataatacttcatgggtgtatatatatatatcaattaggAACAATACAATGCACATTAGCCATTACCCTACAATATCTTTAATTATTGCACTCTTTAATTATTGCccttggttttttttttttttttcatgatttaacttttcaaggctatatctcaggtacaatacaagacttcaacatgaaacttcttcGGTCTATTGATATCAATGATGAGAAGTGTCATTCACAAGAACCAttaccctacactttctttaattagatttattgccttttgttgtttttgtatttggtGACTTTTTTATGGCTGTATCTCATATACGCtacaatatttcaatatgaaactgcatgAATGTATATATATcgatgaggagaattgcaatgcataaaaaataccattgacttaaatatttttttggattATACcatatgcatagcgtctagaaaaaaggcctttgtaaacagcgtagacccaggtgagacgccgcatgttgcggagtctcatcagggtctgcgctgttttctcaaaggaatttctgtaagaaatattctaaatatagaaataaatatactagacatccctaattttggaaataaattgatgcaatttagaaggatgggagtgtccactaggcttaaatgggttaaagaagtAGTGGCATCAAACCAACGTGCTTTGCGATAATTACGTTGATGATGCACGATGAAAGAAATTTGTGAACGTCAACTTCATATTTTTACAATAAGGAAATCGCGAGTATCGTgtacgatttttttaaatttccattTCATTGTAAATCAATCGACCAAACGTAACAAATGACAAATTAACACGACGACCATGAAAAAGAATCGCAAgaataaatacaaattaagtcGCTTGTTATTTACCAGTTTGTCTTCCGTTCAAATCACCCGCAGCGCGCTAATTTATCTAATGTTTCGTATTAGTCGAGTCGAATCAAGTTTGTTGTATCTCATGTTTTATAAAACACGTCGATTTCAGCATGTCCCCAGTGTACCGATGAGAACGACGTAGGCAATACTATAATGACTGAACGTGACATGAGCAAGCTGAGGAACTTCGCTGCGTCAAAAACGGCCTGTACGGCGAACACTGTGCCCGCCATCCCTTGCCCTCCAGGCGTAGTGCTGTGCGAAGCGAATTTTGCCCAATTGGTTTTTGCTGTAGAGAACGAAAAAAACCAAAACGGTACAGAAACATCCAGTATCATATTCACGCTTATATGAAATTTTTGCATCGTTGACTGTAAATTAAtaagcttttttttcaaaaagagtATTTTTGTACTTGCCCGGTGTCAGTTAGTTTTTTGGTAAGCTTGTTTGCACATTATGGCTTAATTGATATCAGTAATTACTACAAAATATAAGAGGTATAGTTAAATCTATGTTTGACTCACATATTTAGGCATACATTGTCAACATAACCACCGTTAAACttataaaagctttatttttacaTTACCGCAATATCTAATGatgtcttgtgttttttttacgtCATTTACGTTTTATATGGAAGACAATTAACGTAACAATTACATTCGTTTGAATTACTATGTTTGCGTACAAATGACTTATTTCTGCGTATAGatgaaatttattattataacaaaaaagtaaaattgttcaCAACATGTTTATGTGAATGTGTTAACATGCTTTGTTATTTCTAAAGTTGTTGAAAAATATTCATGAATTATTTTATGAGATTCACATCATGGAATCCTACAATTGTGTTCATACAAAACAAAAGACATTATTTAAGGGTTCTCCGTACTATACGAGTGAATGTGTCGGTGCCTGCATGATTCGTAGAATAACTGGGTCGTTGTAATTGTCGTTTAAGTAAACCGAATTTGAGTTTTAGAAACGTTTCcagtaaatataaattatttaatttagatTCCActtaaatttgttatgtttccTTTATAATTTgtgatgtatttttctttttttagaatCGTATGAGCTTATGTTTCTGACAACCGTGCGCAACTGCTCGGAGAACATGAACATAAACCAGACAGCCAAGTGTCTCACAATTTCGGATAATATAAACCCCTGGCCCGGGCTTAAAGTATCTCAACGGAAATGCTTCAACGTTTCTACATACGGACCTTTTTATAATGCTGGTAACAATATTGGCCCTATTGGTCACGCGTTTCTTTTCCTGTTCCCTCTTTGGATTGTAACAATACTGTAGTATTTTACTATCTTGACTTGTATATAATTATCAACGTTTGTCTGTACCTCTACTCAATTGAAATTTATGAAGCTTGACCCAGAATTATGTATGAGTTGTGGAAAATatagtatgttttattaattgtataaatccatctaaactacaaaaataaaataaagtatataaagcTACGTGAGCGCAGggtatgtttaaatttatgtatATAACTAGAACACGTATTTTGTCACGTacagttttttttctttgaaacagttaagtattataaaatattcgtcattatttattttgtaaatatatcaTGTGTTTATCTTTGTCATTATAGTACGACGTGACAAAAGTTTGCTGTATaatgtaaatacaatatataaggtgaataatgtaaatataatgtttGCAAATCAGTTTGTGTGTTGTTGATatacgtttataaaaaaaaatgttaccgTTTCTGCAACGGCATACTTTAGTGCTACCGTACGTGTATATAGGCTAATGAAAGCAATATTGTTCGTTCTTAATTGCGAGTTTGAAAGGCGAAAACACAACAACAAGCAAGACCGACACATACCCGCCGACAAAACAAGATCTGAAGGAATATGCCCGTCGCTCCTGCGTGTCCAAGCGATGGCAATTTTCAAATCCAACAAACCAGAGTTATACAAAGATATATTCGCCAACATGGCAGTATTGTACCCGACAGTGGCGTCCCCGAATAGCGAATCCGCTCTTCACCGAAAGAGATTCTAGGTTTACCGACCGTCAATCCGCACAACTGATTCTGCACTTTCTAAATACAGTTATGAACGTAATTGGCTGGAGCTCTTAAAACCGAGACATGATTTAATACTGTTATGCTAGACCTTTTGTGTTTTACTGTCGAAGTTTATGTCAGCGTCACTAAAACATAGAGCTtaaatttaatatagtatatataatatttaaacagaacataacaacatatatgtatgtatgtcactACGCCAAACATAGTTAAAACCGTATCGAAGGTCATTAACTTTACTAAGCCAATTCATTTTATTACTTTTTACATCAAACATAGCATCTTCTACAACTGACTGAATATTTAAACAGTATACATGCGTTTTTTATTCGTTTGTTTGTCAAAACCGTCCTCTCGTAAAAACTGAAACGATCTCTTTAAGATAAGATGAAATGAATACCAATACGAGAATACAAGTGATGACAGttaatgaacatatttatttttaagttaaatatcaGAAGACTTATTTAACGTAAAATTGCATATCTACTTCagtaattaaatgtatatttaaagatTGTTATACACAGTACCGTAAACATAACATTTTTTCACCAGCTGTTTTTGAggtaaatgggttaaatgcttcCATCATTTGAAACTGCGACATACGGATTTTAAAACTAAAGTAACAGCTTTAGGCAATATTAAGGAAACGCAGATTATGTATTCGCTATTCGTTTGCATTAGTTGAATACCCCTGTATCAATATAGAgaaattactttttttcaaatgCTTTGAATCGCGTTCATGTCGGCCCTTGATAGTAAATCAGATTTCCTTTCTTTGGAGCACGTA
Protein-coding sequences here:
- the LOC127844813 gene encoding uncharacterized protein LOC127844813 yields the protein MDRSRITVLTCTFLLLLQCGLCYCVISCPQCTDENDVGNTIMTERDMSKLRNFAASKTACTANTVPAIPCPPGVVLCEANFAQLVFAVENEKNQNESYELMFLTTVRNCSENMNINQTAKCLTISDNINPWPGLKVSQRKCFNVSTYGPFYNAGNNIGPIGHAFLFLFPLWIVTIL